The segment TTTTCATTAAGTTCTCCTAGTTGTCCTAGTTTTCATTAAGTTCTCCTACTTTTCCTAGTTTTCCTTAAGAGGCACATTCAAAATATAAGATTGCAACATCCATGATAACAAGATTGCAACATCCATGATAACAAGAACAAGTTCCATCCAACATACCTAAAAAGTCAAGAGGTTTCCAACATCcacacaacaacaaaataatGGGTCCAACTTCCCACAAAATACATAACCGAGTTTACAAAATACATAACCGAGTTCTTCACTCCCCGCTTCCTTGCCCTTCATCCATAGCTTTCTTCATAAACGCCTCAAACGGAACCACCATCCTTTCCTCAAACTTGTCCATTGTCTTCTTAACTCTCTTTAGCTGAGTGCCAATCATTTTCACTTGTTTGATCAACtcctccatcatcttcttctggcTTGCGCCTCCTTCCTCTCCACCTACTTCGTCATCCTGATCTTCGTCATCCTGATCTTCGTCGACAGCCTCTTGTGCATTTGGATCACGCGCAGCAACGTCTACATCATACATCTCTTCAAAAAAGACTGAATGTCCTTCTGCAAGACGCTTTACCCAACTGTCAATAGAAATATCATCGACATCAACGTCGTCCTCCTCTTCAGTCAGCTCTTCCAAAAGAGCTACTTCTTCTTCTGTCTTGGTAGGAAGGATGCTGTGGATATCCCCTGACTGATACCAAAaaagtaaaaccaaaaaataatacatgttaGTATAATGCTACAACATTTTCAAAGTTTGTAGCACaagaaacattacaacatttTCAAGATTGTAGCAGAAGAAACATACCGTTATTTTGTCCAGTTCCCGATTCAATTTTGAAAGTGAGAACCCTTTCATCCCTGCTGATTTAAAGACTGATCTGCACATCCTAGGACAGTCTATATCGACGTCTTCAACCTCTTGTCTGAACTTCAATCCAAACTTGGGAATTGCCTCAAAAGCAAGCAACTACATACCAATCATGTACAAAcacttaacacaataatattaataaatgataaGGTAATTATCTTCAATTGCTTACCTCCAGTGGCAGACAGAAACCTGGAAGTGGCCATAAAGTCTTCTCTCTAACCCGACCTCCAAAATGATCCATGGTGTGCGATATCTCCTTAACCATGTAATCAAACGAGTACCTCCCCCATGGAAAGTTTTCGCAGAACTCGAGATCGTCCACAGCTCTTTGGAAGAATTCCAAAACATCTTTGGCGCCTTTTCCTACTTTCGTTTGCGCACAGATAACACTTcctaaaaagaacaaaaccatCATCTTCAGCCGGTCTCTGTGTTCTCCCATAGCCAACAGCTTCGCTTTGACATCCTCAAGCCTTATTGATTCTCCCTTCTTAAAATGGCGCTTCACGAACTTTCTATCACCAAACTCCTTATACCCAAGTGGATAGTTGCGGCAGCTAAGACCTGAGATCAAAGCGTGTTCTCTCAGGCCATAGCGGATGGGAACACCATTCACAATGAACCACACTTCCTTCCTCTTCGAGCCATCCACTGTCCGCAATAGCAACATCCACATTCCTTGGACCATGTGGTTTGAGTCCTTCTCCATGTGGAACACGTGACAGAATTGTGGATGCTTCTCAAACCACTTCCTCTCAGTATCACTCATCTTCGGTTTGAGATTAGCAAATGTAACCATAACGTCATTGACGAAACATTTGGTCGCTATCTTTATTTGTTTCTTGTACTCCGACTCATAGAAGTACATCCTCAACGGTTTGATTGCCTCGGTTGCCTCTAATTCCTGCAAGTAACATTGTGTTCTACATCAGTTATTCAAGTACTAAAACATAGTTCTCCTAAGTTATCCGAGCCTttcctaatatatttagttaaaccCTATTCAAGTTTTACAGTTATTACCTCTTCTCCTTGCCCGAGAACCCCGTCACCATCACCATCAACATTTCCTGATTCCGCTTCCAATGGGGGTtccttctctccttcttcttgatTTTCATTTTCGTTTTGACCTCTGTTCTCTTCGGGAGTCCCGTTCTCTTCGGGAGTCGGGAGAGTCCcgttctcttcctcctcttgtatttcttcttcatctttgttCTCTACTTCTTCATTGCTatttccttcttcatcttcatctttatctccattttcttctttatcttcttgagatgcatcgctgtttccttcttcctcttcatcttcgtctccattttcttctttctcttcttgagatgcatcgctgtttccttcttc is part of the Raphanus sativus cultivar WK10039 chromosome 5, ASM80110v3, whole genome shotgun sequence genome and harbors:
- the LOC130512624 gene encoding uncharacterized protein At3g43530-like, which produces MVETRLGKRKDRLPPTDPPPQKSGTSKNSKKNKPKNLKKRKTTDEESPAVEFVGTVGVAEENEVEEPAKDVEDREKEKEESEKEKEREEENGDEDEEEEGNSDASQEEKEENGDEDEEEEGNSDASQEDKEENGDKDEDEEGNSNEEVENKDEEEIQEEEENGTLPTPEENGTPEENRGQNENENQEEGEKEPPLEAESGNVDGDGDGVLGQGEEELEATEAIKPLRMYFYESEYKKQIKIATKCFVNDVMVTFANLKPKMSDTERKWFEKHPQFCHVFHMEKDSNHMVQGMWMLLLRTVDGSKRKEVWFIVNGVPIRYGLREHALISGLSCRNYPLGYKEFGDRKFVKRHFKKGESIRLEDVKAKLLAMGEHRDRLKMMVLFFLGSVICAQTKVGKGAKDVLEFFQRAVDDLEFCENFPWGRYSFDYMVKEISHTMDHFGGRVREKTLWPLPGFCLPLELLAFEAIPKFGLKFRQEVEDVDIDCPRMCRSVFKSAGMKGFSLSKLNRELDKITSGDIHSILPTKTEEEVALLEELTEEEDDVDVDDISIDSWVKRLAEGHSVFFEEMYDVDVAARDPNAQEAVDEDQDDEDQDDEVGGEEGGASQKKMMEELIKQVKMIGTQLKRVKKTMDKFEERMVVPFEAFMKKAMDEGQGSGE